One Acidimicrobiales bacterium genomic window, GGCCGGGGCCGGAGGGCCGCCCGGCGGGGCCGGTGGTGGGAGGCCCCCCGGCGGGGGCACATGGGGTGCCGCCCGGCGCCACCCGGTACGGACCGCCGTGGCCGTGCTCGCCCTGGTGGTGCTCGGGCTGCTCGCCGGCGCCGTGGTCTGGTACGAGGGTGCCGCCAACCCGGGGACCCCGGGCCCGAAGACCGTGGTCACCATCGACGCGGGGTCGTCGCTCAGCGCGGTGACCGCAACCCTGGTCCGCCAGCACGTCGTGGGCAGCTCGCTCGCCTTCCGGGTGTTCCTGGTGCTCCACGGCACACCTGTCGTGCAGCCGGGCCGCTACGTGCTGTACCGCAACGACAGCTTCTCCGACGTGCGCGCCCGGCTCGCCGACGGTCCCAACGTCTACGCGGTGACGGTGCTCTCCGGGTTCACCGTCGACGAGGTGGCGGGCCGGGTGGGGCAGGTCCCGGGCCACGACGGCGCCCACTTCCTGTCGCTCGTGACGTCGGGCGCGCTGCGCTCGCCCTACCAGCCGGCGGGCTCGACCGTCATGGACGGGCTGCTCGGCACGGGGACCTATACGGTGCTGCCGGGGGAGAGCGACGCCACGTTGCTCGCGGAGATGATCGACCGCTTCGACGCCACGGCGGCGGCCGTCGGGCTGGCCCCGGGGGCGTCGGCGCTCGGCGTGACGCCGTACCAGGCCATCACCGTGGCGTCGATCGTGCAGAAGGAAGGCGTGTACCCGGCCAACCTCGGCAAGGTGGCGCGCGTCATCTACAACCGGTTGGCCCTCGGCAAGGCGCTGCAGATGGACTCGACGGTGCTGTACTCCGAGCACCGCGACGGCGGGCAGGTGACGGCCGCCGACCTGGCGCTCGACACCCCGTACAACACGTACCTGCACAAGGGCCTGACCCCGACGCCGATCTGCTTCCCGTCGAAGGCGTCGCTGCAGGCCGCGCTGGCGCCCACGCCGGGGAACTGGCTCTACTTCGTGGTGGTGTCCAAGGACGGGACCGAGGCCTTCGCCGACACCTTCGCCGGGCAGCAGGCGAACGAGCAGCTGGCGAAGAGCCGGGGCCTCGGATAGCGGCGGGAGCGCGCATGCACGACGACGCCCGGCAGTCGCCGACGTGGCCGACGGGAGCATCGAGGGTGGTGGGTGTCATCGGCGACCCCGTCAGCCACTCGATGTCACCGTTGCTGCACAACGCCGCCTTCG contains:
- the mltG gene encoding endolytic transglycosylase MltG gives rise to the protein MAVLALVVLGLLAGAVVWYEGAANPGTPGPKTVVTIDAGSSLSAVTATLVRQHVVGSSLAFRVFLVLHGTPVVQPGRYVLYRNDSFSDVRARLADGPNVYAVTVLSGFTVDEVAGRVGQVPGHDGAHFLSLVTSGALRSPYQPAGSTVMDGLLGTGTYTVLPGESDATLLAEMIDRFDATAAAVGLAPGASALGVTPYQAITVASIVQKEGVYPANLGKVARVIYNRLALGKALQMDSTVLYSEHRDGGQVTAADLALDTPYNTYLHKGLTPTPICFPSKASLQAALAPTPGNWLYFVVVSKDGTEAFADTFAGQQANEQLAKSRGLG